The genomic interval CCGAGTAAATATAAGGCTCAGCCGGGTGGTGACCGGAAACCTCTGGATCAAATCAACTAATCTTATGATTTTAGTTAATGCTTAATCTTTAGATTATTTGATTTGTTTTAAGTTTTGATTATTAATATTTTATGGATATATAATATTGCTATTCGAAAGAAGTTTCGAACCTTTCAAAGCATTTTCTTTCCAGATTTTCCCGGTGATCCGGATGGGCAAGCTCAATTAATGCCTTCGCACGCTGCTTTAAACTTTTACCGAAAAGGTTTACTTTTCCATACTCAGTAACCACCCAATGTACATGTCCGCGGGTGGTTACTACACCCGCTCCTTCTTTTAAAAATGGTACAATTCTGGAGATACCTTTTGAGGTAATTGATGGTAGTGCAATGATCGGCTTTCCTCCCGGAGACAGAGATGCACCATGAATAAAATCCATCTGTCCGCCAATGCCGGAATACTGAAAAGTTCCCATGGAGTCGGCGCAAATCTGACCTGTTAAATCCAGTTCAATTGCAGAGTTTATAGCAGTGACTTTTGGGTTTTGACGAATCACGCTCGTGTCATTTGCATAGGAAATATCCATCACTCTTATGCTCGGATTATCGTTCACAAAATCATAAAGTTTACGTGTTCCAATCATAAATGACGTGATCGATTTACCACGGTTAATCTTGTTCATACTGTTATTGATGATCCCGTTTTGTATGAGTGGGATCACTCCGTCTGACAACATTTCTGTATGCAAACCGAGGTTTTTGTGGTTACCTAAATTCTTTAAAACCTGGTCGGGGATACCTCCTATTCCGAGTTGAAGGGTTGCGCCATCTTCCACTAAAGAAGCGATATGCTGACCAATGGTGACCATAGCACTGCTCACTTTTGCTGAATAATCTACTTCTGGTAATACCGATTCATGCCATACAAAAGTGTTTATTTTACTGCTGTGCAGATAGCCGTCACCATGTGTTCGCGGCATGTTTGGATTAACCTGTGCAATGACATGTTTTGCAGTATCTACAGCTGCCCTTGCGATATCTACAGAAGTTCCTAAAGAACAATAACCATGTACATCAGGCGGAGAAACCTGTACTATAGCTACATCAAGGGGTAGAAAACCTTCCCTGAAGAGCTTTGGAATCTGACTTAAAAAGACAGGAACATAATCGCCATTGATACTATTGACAACAGAACGGGTATTTGCTGAAGTAAATAAGGAATTGAAAAAGAAGCTTCCGCGCCATTCAGGGTTGTTGAAATCCACATCGCCCAGGGTTGAGATACTAACCAATTCTACATTTTTGAGCTCTGCATGCCGTTGTTGGAGGGCTTTAATCAATAATACCGGGGTTGCTGCACTTCCATGAAGGAATACGCGCTGTCCGGATTGAATGTATTTTACGGCATCCGCTGCGCTACTATATTTTGGTTGACTCATAAACTGTTCTATTTAACTGCAATTAGAACAAATAAGCTGGGATAATGTGTGATCCTGATCAAAATCCGGCATGATGTAGGTTAGGTTTAAAGGTTTTTCATTACCTTTTGCCGATATAAAATATTGTTAACAGAGATCAATTTCATAAAAGAATGGACTTAAACACAATCAGAAAAGAAACCAGAGGTTGTACAGATAAAATTTTCCTGAACAGTGCAGGCTCTTCCTTAGTGCCCGATACCGTATTTAATCAAATGATAGCTAGTCTGACTGAAGAAGCTCAGATTGGAGGATATGCACTTGCTTATCTAAACCAGCAGGGGGTAGATGAATTCTATACAGAAACTGCTAAGCTGCTCAACTGTGCTGCTGACAATATATCCTTTCAGAATAGTGCTACAGATGCTTATGCAAAGGCGATTTCCTCTATTGACTTTAAAGCCGGAGATGTTATTCTGACCACAGATGATGATTATATCTCCAATCAAATCTCTTTTCTTTCTTTAAAGAAACGCTTCGGAATTGACATCATCAGAGGCAGTAATCTGGCTAATGGAGATCTTGATTTAGTAGCATTTGAGGAACTGGTTAAGCAACATCAGCCTAAATTAGTAGCACTAACTCATATTCCAACCAGCTCAGGACTTGTGCAGGCAGCTGAAGAAGTAGGGGCGATTTGCCGGAAATATCACTGCTGGTACCTGGTTGATGCTTGTCAGTCGGTAGGGCAATTGGTAGTAGATGTGCAAGCAATCGGATGTGATTTTCTGGCAGCTACAGGCAGAAAGTTTCTGCGCGGACCACGTGGTACGGGGTTTCTTTATGTGTCTGACCGGGCGCTTGAAGCAGGTTTAGCTCCGCTTATCATTGATATGATTGGTGCGGAATGGACTTCAGTAAATGATTATACTTTACAGCCGGCCGCTAAGCGTTTCGAGTTTTGGGAGTCTTCCATTGCAAGCAGGTTAGCACTTAAAGAAGCAGTGAAATATGCCAATCAGGTTGGAATGGCAAATATTGAAAAGTACAATACAGGTTTAATGGCTCAGTTCA from Pedobacter sp. WC2423 carries:
- a CDS encoding acetyl-CoA hydrolase/transferase family protein is translated as MSQPKYSSAADAVKYIQSGQRVFLHGSAATPVLLIKALQQRHAELKNVELVSISTLGDVDFNNPEWRGSFFFNSLFTSANTRSVVNSINGDYVPVFLSQIPKLFREGFLPLDVAIVQVSPPDVHGYCSLGTSVDIARAAVDTAKHVIAQVNPNMPRTHGDGYLHSSKINTFVWHESVLPEVDYSAKVSSAMVTIGQHIASLVEDGATLQLGIGGIPDQVLKNLGNHKNLGLHTEMLSDGVIPLIQNGIINNSMNKINRGKSITSFMIGTRKLYDFVNDNPSIRVMDISYANDTSVIRQNPKVTAINSAIELDLTGQICADSMGTFQYSGIGGQMDFIHGASLSPGGKPIIALPSITSKGISRIVPFLKEGAGVVTTRGHVHWVVTEYGKVNLFGKSLKQRAKALIELAHPDHRENLERKCFERFETSFE
- a CDS encoding aminotransferase class V-fold PLP-dependent enzyme; the protein is MDLNTIRKETRGCTDKIFLNSAGSSLVPDTVFNQMIASLTEEAQIGGYALAYLNQQGVDEFYTETAKLLNCAADNISFQNSATDAYAKAISSIDFKAGDVILTTDDDYISNQISFLSLKKRFGIDIIRGSNLANGDLDLVAFEELVKQHQPKLVALTHIPTSSGLVQAAEEVGAICRKYHCWYLVDACQSVGQLVVDVQAIGCDFLAATGRKFLRGPRGTGFLYVSDRALEAGLAPLIIDMIGAEWTSVNDYTLQPAAKRFEFWESSIASRLALKEAVKYANQVGMANIEKYNTGLMAQFRSQLKQVKGLNLQDWGSRVSNILTFTMEHHTTEEIAEHLRAHDVYFSIASIGSAMIDFPKKNIESAIRLSPHYFNTAEELEKVVAILDF